One Aegilops tauschii subsp. strangulata cultivar AL8/78 chromosome 7, Aet v6.0, whole genome shotgun sequence genomic window carries:
- the LOC109732188 gene encoding berberine bridge enzyme-like Cyn d 4, whose protein sequence is MAMLKGLALALLVSFVLCYLTSVPCLASPDDFLQCLREKIPSELVYTQSSSSFAGVLVSSIRSARFLTNTTVRPLCVVTPTDASHVQAAVLCGRTQGVRLRVRSGGHDYEGLSYRSARPEVFGVVDLTNLRAVSVNQSETTAWVDSGATIGELYYTIAKDNSQLAFPAGLCPTIGVGGHFSGGAIGMMMRKYGLAVDNVLDAKFVTANGDLLDRAGMGEDLFWAIRGGGGGSFGIVLSWKVQLVQVPPMVTMFNIVKTLDQGAVDIVTRWQDVGPSLPNDLTIRVIVQGQQALFQALYLGTCSSLVATMGDQFPELAMTSADCQSMTWLQSIAFISFWNRDTPVEALLSRTTSLSTYSKSKSDYVQNAISKGVWKDIFSWFTMNGAGLVILEPHGGFMGSVPTDATPYPHRSGVLYNVQYMVFWQGDGGTAANTWLGNFYDFMGPYVSKNPRQAYVNYRDLGIGQNVVVDDVTTFDGGKVWGEQYFASNFQRLASVKAAVDPTDYFRNEQSIPPLVQGRK, encoded by the coding sequence ATGGCGATGCTCAAAGGCTTAGCACTCGCGCTTCTCGTTAGCTTCGTCTTATGCTACCTGACCTCGGTCCCTTGCCTAGCCTCCCCTGATGACTTCCTCCAATGCCTACGGGAGAAGATACCTAGCGAGCTCGTGTACACGCAGAGCTCGAGCAGCTTCGCCGGCGTGCTGGTCTCCTCCATTAGGAGCGCCAGATTCTTGACCAACACCACGGTGAGGCCGCTCTGCGTCGTGACGCCGACCGACGCCTCCCACGTCCAGGCCGCCGTGCTCTGCGGCCGCACGCAGGGCGTGCGTCTCCGCGTGCGCAGCGGCGGGCACGACTATGAGGGCCTGTCGTACCGGTCGGCGCGGCCGGAGGTGTTCGGGGTGGTCGACCTCACCAACCTCCGCGCCGTGAGTGTGAATCAGTCGGAGACCACAGCTTGGGTCGACTCCGGTGCGACCATCGGCGAGTTGTACTACACCATCGCGAAGGACAACTCTCAGCTCGCGTTCCCTGCCGGCCTGTGCCCGACCATCGGTGTCGGCGGCCACTTCAGCGGTGGCGCCATCGGCATGATGATGCGCAAGTATGGCCTCGCCGTCGACAACGTCCTCGATGCCAAGTTTGTCACCGCCAACGGGGACCTCCTCGACAGGGCCGGCATGGGGGAGGACCTCTTCTGGGCcatccgaggcggcggcggcgggagcttCGGCATCGTGCTCTCGTGGAAGGTCCAGCTCGTGCAGGTCCCGCCGATGGTGACCATGTTCAACATCGTAAAGACGCTTGACCAGGGCGCTGTAGACATCGTCACCAGATGGCAAGATGTCGGGCCATCACTCCCCAACGACCTCACCATAAGGGTGATCGTGCAGGGCCAGCAAGCCCTGTTCCAGGCCCTATACCTCGGCACGTGCAGCTCGCTCGTGGCGACCATGGGCGACCAGTTCCCGGAGCTCGCCATGACGAGCGCCGACTGCCAGTCGATGACCTGGCTCCAGTCCATAGCCTTCATCAGCTTCTGGAACAGGGACACGCCGGTGGAGGCGCTCCTGAGCCGGACCACCAGCCTGAGCACGTACAGCAAAAGCAAGTCCGACTACGTCCAGAACGCCATCTCCAAGGGCGTCTGGAAGGACATCTTCTCCTGGTTCACGATGAACGGCGCCGGGCTCGTCATCCTGGAGCCCCACGGCGGGTTCATGGGGAGCGTCCCCACCGACGCGACGCCGTACCCGCACCGGAGCGGCGTGCTGTACAACGTCCAGTACATGGTGTTCTGGCAGGGAGACGGGGGCACGGCGGCGAACACCTGGCTCGGCAACTTCTACGACTTCATGGGGCCGTACGTGAGCAAGAACCCGAGGCAGGCGTACGTGAACTACCGGGACCTGGGCATCGGCCAGAACGTGGTGGTGGACGACGTCACAACGTTCGACGGCGGCAAGGTTTGGGGCGAGCAGTACTTCGCGAGCAACTTCCAGAGGCTCGCGTCGGTGAAGGCGGCCGTGGATCCTACGGACTACTTCAGAAACGAGCAGAGCATCCCGCCATTGGTCCAAGGACGTAAGTGA